A genomic stretch from Leptospira licerasiae serovar Varillal str. VAR 010 includes:
- a CDS encoding UDP-glucuronic acid decarboxylase family protein: MANRVLVTGGAGFIGSHLCERLINEGNEVICVDNFHTGRKKNVEKLLSNPRFELIRHDITEPIRLEVDQIYNFACPASPIHYQSNAIKTIKTNVLGTMNMLGLAKRVKARILQASTSEVYGNPIEHPQKETYWGNVNPIGIRSCYDEGKRVAETLCFDYHRNHKVDIRVIRIFNTYGPRMLPDDGRVVSNFVVQALAGKDITVYGDGSQTRSFCYVDDLVDGIIRMMNTQDFNGPVNLGNDGEFTVKELAELVLKETGSSSKIIYKTLPQDDPARRKPDLTLARQKLGYEPKVPLLEGIRKTVDYFKNHLD; encoded by the coding sequence ATGGCTAATAGAGTGCTAGTGACCGGTGGAGCCGGATTTATCGGATCTCATTTATGCGAAAGGTTGATAAACGAAGGTAACGAAGTTATCTGTGTGGATAACTTTCACACCGGAAGAAAGAAGAATGTTGAAAAACTTCTCTCCAACCCTCGCTTCGAACTAATACGTCATGATATCACTGAGCCTATTCGACTCGAAGTGGATCAGATCTATAACTTTGCTTGTCCTGCGAGCCCGATCCATTATCAATCCAATGCGATCAAAACGATTAAGACCAACGTACTAGGTACTATGAATATGTTGGGACTTGCTAAAAGAGTCAAGGCAAGGATCTTACAAGCCTCTACCAGCGAAGTTTATGGAAACCCGATCGAACATCCTCAAAAAGAAACATATTGGGGAAATGTAAATCCTATCGGTATCAGAAGTTGTTATGATGAAGGAAAGAGGGTCGCTGAAACTCTTTGTTTCGATTATCATAGAAATCATAAAGTAGACATAAGAGTCATTCGTATCTTCAACACTTACGGACCTCGTATGCTTCCCGACGACGGAAGAGTAGTAAGTAATTTCGTGGTCCAAGCACTTGCAGGAAAAGACATCACGGTTTATGGAGACGGTTCTCAAACCAGATCCTTCTGTTATGTGGATGATCTTGTGGACGGTATCATTAGAATGATGAATACCCAAGACTTCAACGGTCCTGTTAACTTAGGGAATGACGGAGAGTTTACCGTTAAAGAACTAGCGGAGTTAGTTTTAAAAGAGACAGGCTCTTCTTCCAAGATCATATATAAAACTCTTCCCCAAGACGATCCTGCCCGCAGAAAGCCGGATCTGACTTTAGCTAGACAAAAACTGGGTTATGAACCTAAGGTCCCTTTATTAGAAGGAATCAGGAAAACGGTCGATTATTTCAAAAATCACTTGGATTAA
- a CDS encoding M50 family metallopeptidase, with product MENRFLRLALLLAIIVTLLSYWNHGWVSYLKDFVVFIHEAGHAIATLISGGSVQMIELNGDEAGQTVASPTSGKSPFIFVVSAGYLGSCLVGGFLINRGFKGSLVRPTLLLLGGAVLLLTLKYTSSGGLAQKTGLLWGIFLLVSSFLPFGWDRLVTVFLGTSVSLYSLYDLLDFTENVQNTDAGILAYWATGTYPGGTVPKSVLFLGYLIALLWSFFSVSIIFFSLKRAVVPRPVPDETPGFDEGPVLGLDNPFPGEVTPEVLEWFLSRGLDLNGKPLPPEFTNIERIDG from the coding sequence ATGGAGAATCGTTTCCTAAGACTTGCACTCTTACTCGCGATCATAGTAACTCTTCTTTCCTATTGGAATCACGGATGGGTTTCTTATCTAAAAGACTTCGTCGTTTTTATTCATGAAGCAGGGCATGCGATCGCAACCTTGATCTCCGGCGGTTCCGTTCAGATGATAGAACTGAACGGTGACGAAGCTGGACAAACTGTTGCTTCTCCTACATCCGGTAAAAGTCCTTTTATATTCGTAGTTTCCGCAGGTTATTTAGGTTCATGTTTGGTCGGAGGATTTTTGATCAACAGAGGATTCAAAGGAAGTCTGGTCCGACCCACTTTATTACTTTTAGGAGGGGCAGTTTTATTACTCACTTTAAAGTACACTTCTTCCGGCGGACTTGCTCAAAAGACCGGTCTACTTTGGGGGATTTTTCTTTTAGTCTCTTCTTTCCTTCCGTTCGGTTGGGACCGATTGGTTACTGTGTTTTTAGGGACCAGCGTAAGTTTATATAGTCTATACGATCTTTTGGATTTTACGGAGAATGTTCAAAATACAGACGCAGGTATCTTGGCATACTGGGCTACGGGGACTTATCCTGGTGGAACCGTACCGAAATCGGTTTTATTCCTGGGATATTTGATTGCTCTGCTCTGGTCCTTTTTTAGCGTATCCATCATATTCTTTTCATTGAAGCGAGCGGTAGTTCCTCGTCCGGTTCCGGATGAAACTCCTGGATTTGATGAAGGGCCGGTACTAGGTTTAGACAATCCATTTCCTGGAGAAGTGACTCCGGAAGTATTGGAATGGTTTTTAAGCAGAGGTTTGGATCTGAACGGCAAACCTCTTCCTCCGGAATTTACGAATATCGAGAGAATTGATGGCTAA
- a CDS encoding methyl-accepting chemotaxis protein, which yields MRKNLPVTGREIQFAESAVIISRTDSKGRITYVSQDFADVSGFSEEEMLGQPHNIVRHPDIPPAVYEDLWNTVQSGRPWNAIVKNRAKNGDHYWVDATVTPVLENGVITGYMSVRKKTNRQQIEKAEKLFARLNEGSKLFRTFFSFVNSLRVKFGYIGLVTFTFACIFIPSSYLGLKLFLTDPIASTVTFLAVVLGFYLCLRTIYKLKKKMSETLEIVGKVVNGNLAAEFPRKEGIEDADKIYSNLRCMTISLWGLLVQMKENYQRNLKLYEELFQSVGSFERVSQKQAHAVQETAAASHELSKTIDEIVLTITEQTRSLSNVNDSIGSIDVSLGETSKSMQNLESQAGNVANKADQAKQIFNEAIQSMEQIRSYSNEINKIVSIITSISERTNMLALNASIESARAGEAGKGFSVVADEISKLAEQTKSSIKDITYLVKSTSNSVEEGALKVGQSVDVFENLQNYIEEVHNSASKVKSLLQEQSKRLGEIRSSSDQVLVLGKMMAGTSEQQKLSAGEISDSMSAISKSAEDIAATSENIRHSVKDTLEHSQKFGGILSHFKTE from the coding sequence ATGAGAAAGAACCTACCGGTTACAGGTCGAGAAATTCAGTTCGCTGAATCGGCGGTAATTATTTCCAGAACCGACTCTAAAGGAAGGATCACTTACGTTTCACAAGATTTTGCGGATGTAAGCGGCTTTTCAGAAGAGGAAATGCTGGGCCAACCTCATAATATTGTTCGTCATCCTGATATACCCCCTGCAGTTTACGAAGATCTTTGGAATACTGTTCAGTCCGGCCGTCCTTGGAATGCGATCGTTAAAAATCGTGCAAAGAATGGAGACCATTATTGGGTGGATGCCACTGTAACACCTGTTCTTGAAAATGGAGTAATCACCGGCTATATGTCTGTTCGTAAGAAGACGAATAGACAACAAATAGAAAAGGCGGAAAAACTTTTTGCAAGACTGAACGAAGGATCTAAACTTTTTAGGACCTTTTTCTCTTTTGTAAATTCTCTCAGAGTTAAGTTCGGATATATAGGTCTTGTAACTTTTACATTCGCTTGTATATTCATTCCTTCTTCTTATTTAGGTTTGAAATTATTTTTAACCGACCCGATCGCTTCTACAGTTACCTTTCTTGCAGTGGTTCTGGGGTTTTATCTTTGTTTGAGAACCATCTATAAACTGAAAAAGAAAATGTCCGAGACTTTAGAGATCGTGGGCAAGGTAGTGAACGGAAATCTTGCAGCTGAATTTCCTAGGAAAGAAGGGATAGAAGATGCAGACAAAATCTATTCTAACCTAAGATGTATGACGATCAGTCTTTGGGGACTTCTTGTTCAGATGAAAGAGAACTACCAAAGAAATCTCAAATTGTACGAGGAATTATTCCAATCAGTAGGTTCTTTCGAAAGAGTTTCTCAAAAGCAAGCACATGCAGTTCAAGAAACTGCAGCAGCTTCACATGAACTTTCGAAAACGATCGATGAGATCGTATTGACGATCACCGAGCAGACTAGAAGTTTATCCAACGTAAACGATAGTATCGGCTCTATAGATGTATCGTTGGGCGAAACTTCCAAGTCTATGCAAAACTTGGAGTCACAAGCTGGTAATGTTGCAAACAAGGCCGACCAAGCAAAACAGATATTTAATGAAGCAATCCAATCCATGGAGCAGATACGTTCTTATTCCAATGAGATCAATAAGATCGTGAGCATTATCACAAGTATTTCCGAAAGAACAAATATGCTTGCGTTAAATGCATCGATCGAATCCGCAAGAGCCGGAGAAGCAGGAAAAGGGTTTTCCGTAGTAGCGGATGAGATCTCGAAACTTGCAGAACAGACCAAATCGAGTATCAAAGATATAACTTATCTCGTAAAAAGTACATCTAATTCGGTGGAAGAAGGCGCTCTGAAAGTAGGACAGTCGGTTGATGTATTCGAAAATCTTCAAAACTATATAGAAGAAGTTCACAACTCCGCGTCAAAGGTGAAAAGTCTTTTGCAAGAACAGTCTAAAAGACTCGGAGAAATACGAAGCAGTTCCGATCAGGTTTTGGTTTTAGGAAAGATGATGGCAGGAACTTCGGAGCAGCAAAAACTATCTGCAGGCGAAATTTCGGATTCTATGAGCGCAATCTCTAAATCGGCGGAAGACATCGCAGCTACTTCCGAGAATATCAGGCATTCGGTAAAAGATACTCTGGAACATTCTCAAAAATTCGGCGGGATTTTAAGCCATTTTAAAACGGAATAG
- a CDS encoding type I 3-dehydroquinate dehydratase gives MNRKDSQKIWIILTLNEEEFFGLKTLPKADFLEIRLDQFRSDKDAPEKILQKIEDLNAACVFTYRQPEDSSLKSLGIWNRENVRPLLAGLESGKHYIDLELDKDNPVFNGIDEERFGIIRSVHSFSGIPDYEELLFFLRPVTEEVLATVKSELPFQRIFKIALLPKNEHESEEFQHSALKLSKLCAKQNIPIGFCGILMGESGKEFRIFPEKIGSQFTYCCLGEPKAPGQVDLESLLTKRK, from the coding sequence ATGAACCGAAAGGATTCTCAAAAAATATGGATCATTCTTACATTGAATGAGGAAGAGTTTTTCGGATTAAAAACCCTTCCTAAAGCCGATTTTTTAGAGATCCGCTTGGACCAATTTCGTTCCGATAAGGACGCTCCGGAAAAGATCTTACAAAAAATAGAGGATCTAAACGCGGCTTGCGTTTTCACCTACAGACAACCTGAAGATTCCAGCTTGAAAAGTTTAGGTATTTGGAATAGAGAAAATGTCAGACCCTTACTTGCCGGACTTGAATCAGGAAAACATTATATAGATCTGGAACTAGATAAAGACAATCCGGTCTTTAATGGTATAGACGAGGAGCGTTTCGGGATCATTCGATCTGTTCATAGTTTTTCAGGAATTCCAGATTACGAAGAATTGCTTTTTTTCTTAAGGCCTGTTACGGAAGAAGTTTTAGCTACAGTTAAGTCTGAACTTCCTTTCCAAAGAATTTTTAAAATAGCTCTACTCCCAAAGAACGAGCATGAATCAGAGGAATTCCAACATTCGGCTCTCAAACTTTCTAAGCTGTGTGCCAAACAGAATATTCCGATCGGATTTTGCGGAATTTTGATGGGAGAATCCGGAAAAGAATTTAGGATCTTTCCCGAAAAAATAGGATCTCAATTCACATATTGTTGTTTGGGAGAACCGAAAGCTCCCGGCCAAGTGGATCTGGAAAGTTTACTTACAAAAAGAAAGTAA
- a CDS encoding LIC_10042 family TonB-like protein, which produces MEARVSFYISLSIHVIAFLSYYLIRNLNPETFSEQIKLSLSKGQIPSLHFSLPKNSGEGPNTSSNSDIAGTPEAEIERFKNEIHFPPEALEQRLESDCSWEVLIGANGAAKKVTTIKPCKYKVFETQFRRSVSSWKFQLPEGNIIIIPVSFRIESDE; this is translated from the coding sequence ATGGAAGCCAGAGTTTCATTTTACATATCTCTCTCTATCCATGTGATCGCATTTTTATCCTATTACTTGATCCGAAACCTAAACCCTGAAACTTTTTCGGAACAGATCAAACTTAGCCTTAGCAAGGGACAGATCCCAAGTTTACATTTTTCACTTCCTAAAAATTCAGGAGAAGGACCGAATACTTCTTCCAACTCGGATATAGCTGGGACTCCGGAAGCGGAGATCGAAAGATTCAAAAACGAGATCCATTTTCCTCCGGAAGCCTTGGAGCAAAGATTAGAATCTGATTGTTCTTGGGAAGTGCTGATAGGAGCTAACGGAGCCGCTAAAAAAGTCACTACTATCAAGCCATGCAAATATAAGGTTTTCGAAACACAGTTTAGAAGATCAGTTTCTAGCTGGAAATTTCAACTACCGGAAGGAAATATAATAATTATTCCGGTATCCTTCCGCATTGAATCTGATGAGTGA
- a CDS encoding tetratricopeptide repeat protein gives MARALFSLLICFSIFFFSDSVFADMKEGKKAYSRKDYTEALKQFQKYNDGNPSSGEAWMYIGYIYESRKDYAKSIQAFKKAVSLNLPKKDLVNSLTKIILYHNYQRDYGEVISYSNRLLKIDPDLSHIQKIRAAAEERYSSGGPRKPVYHEDEPEQESVSALEKKLKQDPNNREILWRLALAYYNEKDFAKSETILSGLVKSEPDNVEYGYKYGALLVRIGNYDDALVVLNRIEPKIPSEREKLLYYTHLTQAAAYHKKKNFEEASKYYRKAHANKHTVLPLIGLTKIKWQQKDCDNAIKTAEKALEYGEKTREIRMYIGLCKIQIGKKEEGYDLLKEIASAIEKENPELKDLPDVYYDGILKLARYYTNNGNYEKALKYFHAVQPDEEEIREYNFYLGKTYLYTGSVDKAINHLEKVEDSAGAYYLLAKCYAEKNDQERAMSYIKKSGSIKSSYWASAEKDKAFKKFRSEENFKIFLETRAGTRDHKKTEDEKEEDDSQDRD, from the coding sequence ATGGCTAGGGCCTTATTTTCTTTACTGATTTGCTTTAGTATCTTCTTCTTTTCCGATTCTGTCTTCGCAGATATGAAAGAAGGCAAAAAAGCCTATTCTCGAAAGGATTACACAGAGGCTCTCAAACAATTCCAAAAATATAATGATGGAAACCCTTCTTCCGGCGAGGCCTGGATGTACATTGGTTATATCTACGAAAGCAGAAAAGATTACGCCAAATCCATCCAAGCATTCAAAAAAGCGGTCAGTTTAAATCTCCCTAAAAAGGATCTAGTCAACTCTCTTACAAAGATCATACTTTATCATAATTACCAAAGAGATTACGGAGAAGTGATCTCTTATTCCAATCGATTATTAAAGATCGATCCTGACCTTTCTCACATCCAAAAGATCAGAGCAGCTGCAGAAGAAAGATATTCTTCCGGAGGACCTCGCAAACCTGTTTATCACGAAGACGAGCCTGAACAGGAAAGTGTTTCCGCTCTGGAAAAAAAGTTAAAACAGGATCCTAATAACAGGGAGATTCTTTGGAGACTTGCATTAGCTTATTATAATGAAAAAGATTTCGCTAAGTCCGAAACCATTCTTTCCGGATTAGTGAAAAGTGAACCGGATAATGTGGAGTATGGTTATAAGTACGGAGCTTTACTCGTTCGTATCGGGAATTATGACGATGCACTTGTGGTCCTGAATCGTATAGAACCAAAGATCCCATCCGAAAGAGAAAAGTTACTCTACTATACTCACCTGACCCAAGCGGCAGCTTATCATAAAAAGAAAAATTTCGAAGAAGCATCCAAGTATTATCGAAAGGCTCATGCAAATAAGCATACGGTTTTGCCTTTGATCGGTCTGACCAAAATTAAATGGCAGCAAAAAGATTGTGATAACGCGATCAAAACCGCCGAAAAGGCCCTAGAATACGGTGAAAAGACCAGAGAGATCCGGATGTATATCGGTCTCTGCAAGATACAGATCGGCAAAAAAGAAGAAGGTTATGATCTGCTGAAAGAGATCGCTTCCGCTATCGAAAAAGAAAATCCGGAGCTGAAAGATCTTCCGGATGTTTATTACGACGGCATCTTAAAACTTGCAAGATATTATACAAATAACGGCAATTACGAAAAAGCTCTCAAATATTTTCATGCAGTGCAGCCGGATGAAGAAGAAATCAGAGAATATAATTTTTATTTAGGTAAAACCTATCTATATACAGGTTCCGTAGACAAAGCGATCAATCATTTGGAAAAGGTGGAGGATTCCGCAGGAGCATATTACCTTTTAGCGAAATGTTACGCTGAGAAGAACGACCAAGAAAGGGCCATGTCCTATATTAAAAAATCCGGAAGTATTAAATCTTCTTACTGGGCGTCTGCGGAAAAAGATAAGGCGTTTAAAAAGTTCAGATCAGAAGAAAATTTCAAAATATTCTTAGAGACTCGTGCCGGGACCAGAGATCATAAAAAAACGGAAGATGAAAAAGAAGAAGACGATTCCCAAGATAGGGACTAA
- a CDS encoding KpsF/GutQ family sugar-phosphate isomerase, which translates to MGNTLDKVKKALDTEIEAILHFRENLDPNVEKAVELIFQSKGKVIVTGVGKSGDVGKKIASTLSSTGTPSYFLHPSDAAHGDAGILAHGDVVIAIGKSGESEELLNLLPTIKSIGAKLVGLTANPQSRLALDCDIVVLTPVLKEACPLELAPTSSTTIALMLGDAIAMALMELRNFQKEDFALYHPAGRLGKRLSLKVDDVMRKGDKLAKVNSDASLEEVLSEITKKLVGATGVVDPSGKLIGFVTDYDIRKLLNDGKLDKSIKAKDLMNPKPSVFESGIMAYDVLQSMERREKPISVAPIVNKDGVLLGIVSIHDLLQKGL; encoded by the coding sequence GTGGGAAATACATTAGATAAAGTTAAAAAAGCTTTGGATACCGAGATCGAAGCAATCCTCCATTTTAGAGAGAATCTAGATCCAAACGTAGAAAAAGCGGTAGAGTTGATCTTCCAATCCAAAGGAAAGGTAATCGTGACCGGCGTCGGAAAATCCGGGGACGTAGGCAAAAAGATCGCATCTACTTTATCTTCTACAGGAACTCCTTCTTATTTTCTGCATCCATCTGATGCAGCACACGGCGACGCTGGAATTTTAGCGCATGGAGATGTGGTAATCGCAATCGGTAAGAGCGGTGAAAGTGAAGAATTACTAAACCTTCTTCCTACCATAAAAAGTATTGGAGCAAAGTTAGTCGGCCTGACTGCAAATCCTCAGTCTAGATTAGCCTTAGACTGCGATATCGTAGTCCTAACTCCTGTATTGAAAGAGGCATGTCCTCTAGAACTCGCACCGACCTCAAGTACCACCATCGCGTTAATGTTGGGAGATGCGATCGCAATGGCATTGATGGAACTTAGAAATTTCCAAAAAGAGGATTTTGCATTATATCATCCTGCAGGAAGACTCGGAAAAAGATTGTCCCTAAAAGTGGACGATGTGATGAGAAAAGGAGACAAACTTGCAAAAGTTAACTCCGATGCAAGTTTAGAAGAAGTTCTTTCCGAGATCACAAAAAAGCTGGTAGGCGCGACAGGTGTAGTGGACCCGAGTGGAAAACTAATCGGATTCGTGACCGATTATGATATTAGAAAATTATTAAACGATGGAAAGTTAGACAAATCCATTAAAGCTAAAGATCTGATGAATCCCAAACCTTCAGTGTTCGAAAGCGGAATCATGGCTTACGATGTTTTACAATCGATGGAAAGAAGAGAAAAACCTATCTCCGTAGCTCCGATTGTCAATAAGGACGGTGTCTTGCTAGGTATAGTTTCCATCCACGACCTTTTACAAAAAGGACTCTGA
- a CDS encoding UpxY family transcription antiterminator: protein MSESSKSWYAVYTNSRAEKKLALELSKKGITQYLPIISTKKQWSDRIKIVLIPVFPSYVFVKIDIRTEKLKVLETTGAVRLVSIGETPLVIEENDIEMIRQLVTEYPDRIKIEREKMLAPGKKVLIMSGPFKDRKARVIRKGSKSSILVSISGMDTTVSLELDSELLETGEEN from the coding sequence ATGAGTGAATCTTCCAAATCATGGTATGCAGTTTATACCAACTCTAGGGCAGAGAAAAAGTTAGCGTTAGAACTTTCCAAAAAAGGTATAACCCAATACTTGCCGATTATCTCGACCAAAAAACAATGGTCTGATAGGATCAAAATCGTTCTGATCCCGGTTTTTCCTTCTTACGTATTCGTAAAAATTGATATAAGGACCGAAAAATTAAAAGTACTAGAAACTACAGGAGCGGTACGATTGGTTTCTATCGGAGAGACCCCTCTTGTAATCGAAGAGAACGATATCGAGATGATCCGCCAACTTGTGACGGAGTATCCGGACAGGATCAAGATCGAAAGGGAAAAGATGCTGGCTCCCGGTAAAAAGGTACTCATCATGAGCGGGCCTTTTAAGGACAGAAAGGCCAGAGTGATCCGAAAAGGAAGTAAATCGTCTATTCTTGTTTCCATTTCGGGTATGGATACTACAGTATCCTTGGAATTGGATTCGGAACTATTAGAAACGGGCGAGGAGAATTAG
- a CDS encoding Re/Si-specific NAD(P)(+) transhydrogenase subunit alpha has translation MNIGVLKEAKEETRVAVTPDVVDALKKIGASVIIEKGAGEGSYFSDEDYKKAGASIQSRADILKKSDLVVSIHLADGASLSKIKKGAFYLGMFQPAVNPQVIKKLAAQKVTVLSLDAIARITRAQSMDVLSSQATVAGYKAVLIASTHLTRFFPMLTTAAGTITPASVLIIGAGVAGLQAIASSRRLGAVVDVFDTRPEVKEQVQSLGAKFVEVEGATHSAAAGGYAVEQTEEYKKRQQEAIEKFAAKADVIITTALIPGRKAPIIITKKIVDKMKAGSVVVDLASPNGGNCEYTQHGKVVLTKNGVSVVGHQNLAGSLPSDASRMFAKNVLNYLKLLVKEKKINFDLNDEVIASTTITHEGEIRHKLTLDALGGSKQEGKKPAAKKKA, from the coding sequence ATGAATATCGGAGTTTTAAAAGAAGCTAAGGAAGAGACTAGAGTAGCGGTAACGCCGGACGTAGTTGATGCCTTAAAAAAAATCGGTGCTTCTGTTATCATCGAAAAAGGCGCTGGAGAAGGTTCTTATTTCTCTGACGAAGATTATAAAAAAGCCGGAGCGTCGATACAATCTCGCGCCGATATCCTGAAAAAATCCGACCTAGTTGTGAGTATTCACTTAGCGGATGGAGCAAGCTTATCTAAGATCAAAAAAGGAGCTTTCTATTTAGGAATGTTCCAACCTGCGGTGAATCCTCAGGTAATCAAAAAGCTTGCCGCTCAAAAAGTTACAGTATTGAGTTTGGATGCGATTGCTCGTATCACACGTGCTCAGTCTATGGACGTTCTTTCTTCCCAAGCAACTGTTGCCGGATATAAAGCTGTTCTTATCGCTTCCACTCATCTAACCAGATTCTTTCCAATGTTGACTACTGCTGCAGGTACTATTACTCCTGCTTCCGTGCTCATTATCGGAGCGGGTGTTGCAGGATTACAAGCGATCGCAAGTTCCAGAAGATTAGGAGCTGTAGTAGACGTATTCGATACTCGTCCTGAAGTAAAAGAGCAAGTCCAATCTCTTGGCGCTAAATTCGTCGAGGTAGAAGGTGCAACTCACTCTGCAGCAGCAGGCGGTTACGCAGTAGAACAAACTGAAGAATACAAAAAACGCCAGCAAGAAGCGATCGAAAAATTCGCTGCGAAAGCGGACGTGATCATCACTACTGCTTTGATCCCAGGTAGAAAAGCTCCGATCATCATCACTAAAAAGATCGTAGATAAAATGAAAGCCGGATCGGTAGTAGTGGACCTTGCTTCTCCAAACGGAGGAAACTGCGAGTACACTCAGCACGGTAAGGTTGTTTTAACCAAAAACGGAGTCTCCGTAGTCGGTCACCAAAACTTGGCAGGTTCTCTTCCTTCCGATGCATCCAGAATGTTCGCTAAGAACGTATTAAATTATCTGAAACTATTGGTTAAAGAGAAGAAGATCAACTTTGACTTGAACGACGAGGTTATTGCTTCTACGACGATCACTCACGAAGGAGAGATCCGTCATAAACTTACTTTGGATGCCTTAGGTGGTTCCAAACAAGAAGGGAAGAAGCCAGCGGCCAAGAAAAAGGCCTAA
- a CDS encoding DUF445 domain-containing protein, whose amino-acid sequence MFDSIHGSTVEITSILITCSFVGWITNYIAVQMIFYPIKFKGWRVLGWQGIIPKHSQKMAGLISDVMMERLIRPYDLYKKIDPVQIADLIRDRIGEKSSSIVKDIFFADNPVIWKMVPEEAKQILEKEIREDIPKKIQEIYTSFGKNLEGILGIGDLIKESLSGENANVLSEIFRRCGGPEFRFIIRSGIYFGFLIGCVQVLFIAYLNQWWTMPLMGIFVGYFTNWLAILMIFSPLRPKRFIFFKYQGLFLKRQIDVSREFASVVASKILDPESLIGVIFKGKGGDLIITELLSKSKELMDEKLKKKIPYASLILGSKKLEELKEKIANSILELVPETADKMKDYIEERLEIEKLVFENLSILPPEEFEHLLHSVFKEDEATLISLGAFLGGIAGCIQAYLVFIK is encoded by the coding sequence TTGTTCGATTCGATTCACGGTTCTACGGTCGAGATCACTTCGATTTTGATCACATGTTCGTTCGTAGGTTGGATCACAAACTATATTGCGGTTCAGATGATCTTCTATCCTATTAAGTTTAAAGGATGGCGAGTTTTAGGCTGGCAGGGTATCATTCCAAAACATTCTCAAAAGATGGCGGGACTCATTTCCGACGTAATGATGGAAAGATTGATCCGACCTTACGATCTTTACAAAAAGATAGATCCGGTCCAGATTGCAGATCTAATCCGAGATAGGATCGGTGAAAAGTCCTCCTCTATAGTGAAAGACATCTTTTTTGCGGACAATCCGGTAATCTGGAAAATGGTACCGGAAGAAGCGAAACAAATCCTAGAAAAAGAGATCAGAGAGGATATCCCTAAAAAAATACAAGAGATCTATACTTCATTCGGTAAAAATCTGGAAGGTATATTAGGAATTGGTGATTTAATTAAAGAATCTCTTTCCGGAGAAAATGCAAACGTTCTTTCTGAAATTTTTAGAAGATGCGGAGGTCCTGAATTCAGATTTATTATTCGTTCAGGGATCTATTTCGGATTTTTGATAGGATGTGTCCAAGTTTTGTTCATAGCCTACTTAAACCAATGGTGGACCATGCCTCTCATGGGGATATTTGTAGGCTATTTCACCAATTGGCTGGCTATCCTTATGATCTTCTCCCCTCTGCGCCCTAAAAGGTTCATATTTTTTAAATACCAAGGTCTTTTCTTAAAAAGACAGATAGATGTTTCCAGAGAATTTGCATCGGTAGTAGCATCTAAAATTTTAGATCCGGAAAGTTTGATCGGTGTGATCTTTAAAGGAAAAGGGGGAGATCTGATCATTACGGAACTTTTATCCAAATCCAAAGAGTTGATGGACGAGAAATTAAAGAAAAAGATCCCGTATGCTTCCCTGATATTAGGTTCCAAAAAGTTGGAAGAACTAAAGGAGAAGATTGCGAATTCTATTCTGGAGCTAGTACCTGAAACAGCGGATAAAATGAAGGATTATATCGAAGAGAGATTAGAGATCGAAAAATTGGTCTTCGAGAACTTAAGTATACTCCCGCCGGAAGAATTCGAGCATTTATTACATTCGGTTTTTAAGGAAGACGAGGCCACCTTGATCAGCTTAGGCGCCTTTCTTGGAGGTATTGCCGGATGTATCCAAGCATATCTCGTTTTTATAAAATAA